The Bemisia tabaci chromosome 5, PGI_BMITA_v3 genome includes a window with the following:
- the LOC109034883 gene encoding probable inactive tRNA-specific adenosine deaminase-like protein 3, which yields MRKREETATSEQKFSWSAEPVLSDDLKEPIPEIDVFVAEITDRKQTSKLVQNLNKVLPIQNLRHLKRMKGSQILISPVSERSLRELTGLISGSGLDFSGLSLNFLKLPVASRQPLVRSQFLVANQKWPCNFHENKALEKMILGEYFSPAENAAHERFMSAALDAARSVGDVGSRVGAVIVDPAKNGIVAVSRDSRNRNPVQHAAMVAVDLVARSQGGGAWPVNPGDYFLPPTPSEDAQTEFVHKKRKVSDDLEASPSSGVEAPKGPYLCTGYDAYLTREPCVMCSMALVHSRVRRVFYGAPSERGALGTITKIHLVRALNHHYEVFKGVMKEDCKQLECV from the coding sequence ATGAGGAAACGAGAGGAAACCGCCACATCGGAACAGAAATTCAGCTGGAGCGCCGAGCCGGTCCTGTCCGACGACCTGAAAGAACCCATCCCTGAAATCGACGTATTCGTAGCCGAAATCACAGACAGGAAACAGACGAGCAAGTTAGTCCAGAACTTGAACAAAGTGTTACCAATCCAAAACCTTCGACATTTGAAGAGGATGAAGGGCTCCCAGATCCTGATCAGCCCCGTCTCCGAGCGATCTCTTAGGGAGCTGACAGGCCTCATCTCGGGAAGCGGCCTGGATTTTTCAGGGCTATCCCTTAATTTCCTGAAACTCCCGGTTGCGTCCCGCCAGCCCTTAGTCCGGTCCCAGTTCCTGGTGGCGAACCAAAAATGGCCGTGCAACTTCCACGAGAACAAGGCGCTGGAGAAGATGATCCTCGGCGAATATTTTTCGCCGGCCGAAAACGCCGCACATGAGAGGTTCATGAGCGCGGCGCTAGATGCCGCTAGAAGCGTCGGCGATGTTGGTTCCCGCGTCGGCGCTGTAATAGTCGATCCCGCGAAGAACGGAATCGTGGCCGTTAGCAGAGATTCGAGGAACCGGAACCCGGTTCAGCATGCGGCAATGGTGGCTGTCGACCTCGTGGCGAGGTCGCAAGGGGGTGGCGCTTGGCCTGTCAACCCCGGTGATTATTTTCTACCCCCGACGCCCTCTGAAGACGCCCAAACGGAATTCGTGCACAAGAAACGGAAAGTCTCAGACGATCTGGAAGCTTCGCCGAGTTCGGGTGTTGAGGCGCCCAAAGGTCCCTATCTATGCACTGGCTATGACGCCTACCTTACTAGAGAGCCTTGTGTTATGTGTTCGATGGCCCTTGTTCATAGTAGAGTTCGAAGGGTGTTCTACGGCGCTCCCAGTGAAAGAGGCGCCCTCGGCACCATAACGAAAATCCATCTAGTCCGAGCGCTCAATCATCATTATGAAGTGTTTAAAGGTGTTATGAAGGAAGACTGTAAGCAATTGGAATGTGTGtaa